A single window of Anaerohalosphaeraceae bacterium DNA harbors:
- a CDS encoding acyltransferase, which yields MNEPAKPYFVHPTAVVDEPCTIGAGTKIWHFCHICRGAVIGSECILGQNVFVASGAVIGNRVKIQNNVSVYEGVTLEDDVFLGPSCVLTNVSNPRSQVLRHGLYEKTLIRRGATVGANATIVCGVTLGRYAFIAAGAVVTKDVPDYGFVAGVPARLKGWMSRHGHLLRKPNAEGILVCPESGYRYREVEPGRLRCLDLDENSPLPPELSVGRRPYRDFKL from the coding sequence ATGAACGAACCGGCAAAACCTTATTTTGTGCATCCGACGGCCGTGGTGGATGAGCCCTGCACTATCGGAGCAGGCACAAAAATCTGGCATTTTTGCCATATCTGCCGAGGGGCTGTGATCGGGTCAGAATGTATCCTCGGCCAGAATGTCTTTGTGGCCTCCGGCGCCGTCATCGGCAATCGCGTCAAAATTCAGAACAATGTCTCCGTGTACGAAGGAGTGACGCTGGAGGACGACGTCTTTTTGGGTCCCAGCTGCGTGCTGACCAATGTTTCCAATCCGCGTTCTCAGGTGCTTCGGCACGGACTGTATGAGAAGACGCTGATTCGCCGCGGGGCAACCGTCGGCGCCAATGCAACCATTGTCTGCGGCGTCACGCTCGGACGATACGCTTTTATTGCGGCCGGTGCAGTCGTCACGAAAGATGTTCCCGATTACGGCTTCGTGGCAGGTGTTCCCGCCCGCCTGAAAGGGTGGATGAGCCGCCACGGTCATCTCTTGCGAAAGCCCAATGCGGAGGGTATTCTGGTCTGTCCGGAAAGCGGCTATCGGTATCGGGAAGTGGAACCCGGCCGGCTGCGGTGTCTGGATTTGGATGAGAATTCGCCGCTGCCGCCGGAACTGTCCGTCGGGCGAAGGCCGTATCGGGATTTCAAACTGTAA
- a CDS encoding DegT/DnrJ/EryC1/StrS family aminotransferase, translating to MQVPLLDLKAQYQMIRRQVLAQINEVLDSQVCIGGPKVEQLEKEIAQLCGCRYAVGVSSGTDAILNSLMSLEIGPGDEVITTPFTFFATAGCIARVGARPVFVDIDPVTFNINPALIERAITSRTKAVMPVHLFGQMADMDPILRIAGRASLAVIEDAAQAISATYKGRRAGSLGTCGCFSFFPSKNLGGIGDGGMVVTNDQALYQRLMILRNHGSQPKYYHKYIGGNFRLDPIQAAALLVKLPYLDQWSQARRMNAAYYTRRFEGSPVRTPVISKDCVSIFNQYVIRVPRRDELVAYLKEKQIGCEIYYPVPLHLQECFAYLGGKEGDCPEAEKAAKEVLALPIYPELTDEMKEYVVQTILAFYS from the coding sequence ATGCAGGTTCCTTTGCTGGATTTAAAAGCCCAGTACCAAATGATTCGCCGGCAGGTGCTGGCTCAGATTAACGAAGTGCTCGATTCGCAGGTCTGCATCGGCGGACCGAAGGTCGAGCAGCTCGAAAAAGAAATTGCGCAGCTGTGCGGCTGCCGCTATGCCGTGGGGGTTTCCAGCGGCACGGATGCCATCTTAAACAGTCTGATGAGTCTGGAAATCGGTCCGGGGGATGAGGTCATCACCACTCCCTTTACCTTTTTTGCAACGGCCGGCTGCATCGCCCGGGTCGGCGCCAGACCCGTTTTTGTTGATATCGACCCGGTTACCTTCAACATCAACCCGGCCCTGATTGAGCGGGCGATTACCTCCCGCACCAAGGCCGTTATGCCGGTGCATCTGTTTGGACAGATGGCGGATATGGACCCGATTCTGCGGATTGCCGGCCGGGCTTCGCTGGCGGTGATTGAAGATGCCGCTCAGGCAATTTCCGCAACCTATAAGGGACGGCGGGCGGGCAGTCTCGGTACCTGCGGCTGTTTTTCCTTCTTCCCGAGCAAGAATCTGGGCGGCATCGGCGACGGCGGAATGGTTGTCACCAATGACCAGGCCCTGTATCAGCGGCTGATGATTCTGCGCAATCACGGCAGCCAGCCCAAATATTACCACAAATACATCGGCGGCAATTTTCGGCTGGACCCGATTCAGGCGGCGGCCCTGCTGGTCAAGCTGCCGTATCTGGACCAGTGGTCGCAGGCCCGGCGGATGAATGCGGCTTATTACACCAGGCGATTTGAAGGGAGCCCCGTCCGCACGCCGGTCATTTCAAAGGATTGTGTTTCCATTTTCAATCAGTATGTCATCCGCGTGCCGCGGCGGGATGAGCTGGTTGCTTATCTGAAGGAAAAGCAGATCGGCTGCGAGATTTATTATCCGGTTCCGCTGCATCTGCAGGAATGCTTTGCCTATCTGGGCGGCAAAGAAGGGGACTGCCCGGAGGCCGAAAAGGCCGCCAAAGAGGTTCTGGCTTTGCCGATTTATCCGGAACTGACGGATGAGATGAAAGAGTATGTTGTCCAGACCATTCTTGCGTTTTACAGCTGA
- a CDS encoding nucleotide sugar dehydrogenase, translating into MDSLEKKIASKKVVVGVLGLGYVGLPLAREFALSGVKVLGFDIDEKKVKILNSGRSIIKNVPHEVVRKMVKSGKFTATSDMSQIRKADAVLICVPTPLTPNREPDMQYVEGSCRTIAKYLRKGHLISLESTTYPGTTRELMKPILEATGLKAGKDFYLAFSPEREDPGNKQYTTRTIPKVVGGLTPKCRQLAHQLYSLAIQKMVPVSSVEAAEATKILENVYRCINIAMVNELKMVFDRMGIDVWEVIRAASTKPFGYHPFYPGPGLGGHCIPIDPFYLTWKARQYGMATRFIELAGEINTSMPHYVVHKVMEALNERKKSLKGSKVLVLGLAYKPDIDDVRESPSLELIELLQERGAKVDYNDPYVPKTHKMREYDLKMTSRPLSAAMLRSYDCVLISTNHSCYDYAWIVKHAKLVVDTRNATAAVKSGRSKIVKA; encoded by the coding sequence ATGGACAGTCTGGAGAAAAAGATTGCGAGTAAAAAGGTTGTGGTGGGAGTTCTCGGCTTGGGCTATGTGGGGCTGCCGCTGGCCCGGGAATTTGCTTTGTCGGGCGTGAAGGTGCTCGGTTTTGATATTGATGAAAAAAAAGTCAAGATTCTCAATTCCGGCCGAAGCATCATCAAGAATGTACCCCATGAAGTCGTCCGCAAGATGGTCAAAAGCGGAAAGTTCACTGCCACATCCGATATGTCCCAGATTCGCAAGGCCGATGCGGTCCTGATTTGCGTGCCGACGCCGCTGACGCCCAATCGTGAACCGGATATGCAGTATGTCGAAGGCAGCTGCCGCACCATTGCCAAATATCTGCGAAAAGGCCATCTGATTTCTCTGGAAAGCACGACCTATCCGGGCACCACACGGGAACTGATGAAGCCGATTCTGGAGGCAACGGGTCTGAAAGCCGGCAAGGATTTTTATCTGGCCTTTTCGCCGGAACGCGAGGACCCGGGCAATAAACAGTATACCACTCGCACGATTCCCAAAGTAGTCGGCGGTTTGACCCCCAAATGCCGGCAGCTGGCGCATCAATTGTACTCGCTGGCTATCCAGAAAATGGTGCCGGTTTCCTCGGTGGAGGCGGCGGAGGCAACCAAGATTCTCGAAAATGTCTATCGGTGCATCAATATTGCGATGGTCAACGAACTGAAGATGGTTTTCGACCGGATGGGCATTGACGTCTGGGAGGTCATACGGGCGGCCAGCACCAAACCCTTCGGCTATCATCCGTTTTATCCCGGGCCCGGGCTGGGCGGCCACTGCATCCCGATTGACCCGTTCTATCTGACCTGGAAGGCCCGGCAATACGGAATGGCCACGCGGTTTATCGAGCTGGCCGGCGAGATTAACACGAGTATGCCCCATTATGTGGTTCACAAGGTAATGGAGGCACTCAATGAGCGGAAGAAGAGCTTGAAGGGCTCCAAAGTCCTCGTGCTCGGGCTGGCTTACAAGCCGGATATCGATGATGTGCGGGAATCGCCGTCGCTGGAGCTGATTGAGCTGCTTCAGGAGCGGGGGGCGAAAGTGGACTATAACGACCCGTATGTGCCGAAAACCCACAAGATGCGGGAATATGATTTGAAGATGACCAGCCGGCCGCTGTCGGCGGCGATGCTTCGTTCCTACGACTGCGTGCTGATTTCCACCAACCACAGCTGCTATGATTACGCCTGGATTGTCAAACATGCCAAGCTGGTAGTGGATACCCGCAACGCTACCGCCGCCGTCAAATCCGGCCGCAGCAAAATCGTCAAGGCGTGA